The Danio aesculapii chromosome 7, fDanAes4.1, whole genome shotgun sequence DNA window TGTGGCGATGTTGTATTCCTGACCCTAGTGCTGTAACTACTGTCCATCTACTCAAAGCTTCTGGCCTTAGCCATCCCAAAAAAACAGGTCAAACCTTAACAGTTTTTAAACTTGCTTTAGGGCAATAGATTTAATAGggctataaataataaaaaaagttgtgtTATCAAGCCTAGCAGTCTTAGTTACAAGTaatacaatagggtatatgcactaCTAATGcttttttcccatactgataaacttccggtgaatggttaatgtgacttttttcaattttatgcGGTTCCtgttacagcatcgatgttgtagtgtaattaaatataatcagttaaatagacttcaccattcatttagttgtttaagcataaaacgagatgaaaagccgtttacatgcaCGCGCctgtcaggattagcaggctagtgcagaaactccattgaatatactggggtaaaataaatgttaataaaacaaaaattgaatgcagtgcttcttgtacattctgagacccactttatatcgtttatccagtgttgggcagtagcatcgCTACAAGTAGTACTAGCTTAACTACgtttctcagtagcatggcggtagcgtcacaactttctaaatcaaatagcttttcagtaccgaagctattttattagtgaagtagcgcagtagcgaCCACACAAgatacatttaccgatcgcggatcaataagtgacggcactgacattcacagagctgtgaggccagtgatgaaagtaaatccatatgataggGAGAATGACGATTTTTTCTTCTTCCTGATTTACGGTGTTCGACAACAAAGTTtctggtgcgttactgccacctctggttggCGACATCGCCAaccgaaacttgcttgatggaaagatgactgagggagaggagttatttctgaagctggattcctcgtgaccatacctcgagTAGTACGTGAAGATGCAATAACttatttctgatgctgtgctcaaaatatactttagtgtatgtatgtatatatatatcagggtgTAACTATACGCGTATTTGTATTCAACCGTTCGGTATGagatgattgacttggatttaagttgctttgatttaaaaatgaaaattgtaaaatagcttagatgtagctaagctacttttgccatgtagcttttagcttagcttgctaaatttcccagggggtagcttttagtgtagttaagctacattttaagtagagtagttaatagcttagctcacttcatttttcaagtagcttgcctaACACTGCGTTTATCTATCAGGGAGTGAAgatcgttgatttttaaagaaaacagaccttaaatgtgccAATTTTTTTGTGACgtcatacagttcaccagaagtgaTTAACCAaggttactgaaaaattaaaagtccttccacatacttctgcatataccctaataAAAGGGAGCAAGAGGTCATTGAAATAGAAAGCATCCCtattatgtagttttaaatgttgCTAATTTTGTTTTGATAGAGTTGACCAATTAGCTTATATCCATTCAAGgtcaataaacatttttatatacattgcaTTATTACCTCTTTTACCACAATGTCTGAAACTATTCATTCAAGGATCCAGTTTCCTTTTTTGACAGCCGACTCTCCTCTTACTAgtcagatggcccagtctgttgAGATTGGTCTACCCGTTTCAGCATATCACACAAACCAAACACCCATTGCCGTATCTGACACAGAGTCGCAAGAACTTGTAATAACAGTAATACAACAGTAACATCTTGTCAGTTTTATCAGTTAAAATATGATTGCCCTCACACCTGACTGTGATTAAGCAGCAGGAATGTACCATGAAGTGATGATCTTTATTCAAACAGCAGATATCTATTGAGCTGTTTAAACCATGCACAATCAGCCATGTCATAACAAAACAAGGATTTTTTGGACCATTGTACTGAGATCAGGGAATGTCTGACtataaaacataaacacaaaaaaaagtcatttggCAAGGtggtttaataatttatttattcatttattaaattcatttattaaatttataagcatgctagttttaaaatatatcttaaaggtgcagtatgtaagattgacacccaggggttgaacttggtattgcacCCCAAACTCATCAGTTTTCACACGGCCCCTACTCTTATGAGTCCAGGCAAACCCAAGTTGTCAGATTAATAGGGCATAAAATTGATCCTATATTCACAATGTTGTTAGGAAACCTATTCTTTTATTGCTAGTATGCAAGTTGCACTTTTTCATATTagatttgttcaaatatttcagCTCCTGATGTGTATGCAATCATTCGGTGTGAGGAAGACTCTGTTAGGACTAGAATTTTCAAGAAAGATGGAAGCCCTGAATTCAACACCAAAGCCATTTTTTACAGCAGGAAGCTGAAGTCAAAAATCTCCATTGAGGTCAGAAGCTAAACCACACTGTATTTTGATCATGTTTTATCATTGGTATATAGTAATGTGGATGTTTTTTTATGCAAAGCTGTGGAGAAGAGGATTGCTGCTGGACACATTCCTGGGAGGAGCACGTCTTCAGACAGGAGGAAGTGAACGAGGACAAAACAGAGTGATTGACTTGCAGGGTGGCCAATCACGTGGCTCTGTTTTTGTAGAGATTTCCTCCAGCCACTGCCTCACAGACCTGTGACTGACAGGTAATGACCGATGGCATCTCTTCTTCAATAGAAAGTCAAGCAACTGTGACAACAGTGATGGCTCATTGTTCTAAAGACATCATATCTGCAAGACAGAAAAGTGTGAAGAATGTGAATTATGTTATTAGTGATCAAGTTTTGTTCCAGTCTGGGACAAATATGAGTTTACAGACTTACTTTTAACCCCAAAGCACAACATTATGTTATTTCTGTTTTAGAATGTGGGTAAAAAACCATTGAAAGTATCAGTACTACAAATATCACTATTCATTCAGTATGTTGTGCTCTATTTTTTACCGGTTCTACCAACTCTAATTCACTTCAATTTGACTAGGTGCTATAGATTTTCTCAGACGTTTTTCTAAAGGAGACTTTGAGGTCTCTGTTAACATCTGAATGCTTGTCTTGTTTGAGTTTTGTTTATTCAGTCcacatttatttgtataacacttttaaaaatatgtcaatGCAGCTTTACAGCTTGTTTTATCTTTAAATTAATCTGTGAAACAGCCAAAGTTTTTTTGTACTGATTAAAACAGCAGTAAAAGTTTTAATGTTTCAGTCAGTATTTGTGAGTGAGGGTTGTGTGTGATTCTTGAATACATGAGCTAAATATGAGAGAAAAACCTAGAAATGGCtcacatgtaaataaatattattgtcatATATTATACATTGTTATATACAAATATTATACAAAtttgtaaaagcatttttagattttgtttattttttgaaaaatgttcattcaAATATTTTATCCCATAACTTCTTAGTCAAACAGGTAGTGTAAAACAGTTTGAAATCTTATTCAAATCTAGATTTTAATCActtaggaaaaaagaaaaacatttaccAAGGCTTATTAAGAAAGCAAACTGAAAATCACTATTGGAAAATGACTTGCCCCTGCCAAACTTAAacaaagtgtttgtttttcttgacTGTAAGGACCAAGTGATTAATGAGGTCCATACAATGAATCCACTTAATCTATGCTGTACTTACAATTTTGTGTGCACAAAGTAAGAACAGGTTTTTCTTGAAATGGTAGAAATGTGAAAGAAGGCGTTGCAGCCTATTAAAACAGAGTGCGCAAAACCCATGAAGAATCATTACAGGCTGTTTCTGATCACTGAGTGTGTCCAGCAAAGGCTTTCCAAAACTACAATTACAGGTAAGCATttttgtgtgttcagtgtgtgtgtgtgttgcggcGCCTGTGTGTACACTGATAGAAACTTATGTTTGGCGGctcttctggtgtgcgacctgcttaagccaaaaagaaaaagaatgaatgaataaatatttcacacaACTCATTACTGTTACTGTTAATGTCATGGGTATGATTGATCAACTACCCCTGCATGAGTGTATTTGATCACTGTTCAAAATAAATGCACTCCACAAACTGTAGTAATCACAGCAACTCAGTGACAGTTGTCATCGGTGTAATCTCAAGGACACTGACATGTGCTTCACGGACAGAGAATAATCAGATCGATTATTTcttacatattaatatattagattagattagattcaactttattgtcattacacatgtacaagtacaaggcaacaaaatgcagttttggtcttaccagcagtgcaatagcagcaagtgcaggatataggtataagttataaagtgcagttatagaaatatatattcCATAAAGCTGCTAACGTCTATCAATAGGTGGTGAATAGCTGTTGAATTTGAGTAAGTAGCTACTGACATTGAAGTTGAGCAAAAAAGCAGTATATAATAAAGAATGGTCAAACAATGCGATCACAACTGCACACGCATAACATTAGCTGAAGATAGatattgttgaagtcagaattattagcccccctgttcattttttcaacaatttctgtttaacggagagaacacatttttcaactaatttctacacataatagttttaataactcatttctaatcactgatttattttatctttgtcatgatgacagtaaataatattttactagttatttttcaagacacttctatacagcttaaagtgacattttaaagcttAACCAGGTTAATAACCAGGTTAACTTGGTTAgggtattaggcaagttatagtataatgatggtttgttctgtagatagtcgaaaaaaaatatataaagcttaaaggggctaataattttgaccttaaaatggtgtttaaaaaaatgtaaaactccttttattctagccgaaataaaacaagactttctctagaagaaaaactattatcagacatactgtgaaaatttccttgctctgttaaacatcatttgggaaatatttaaaaaagaaaaaaaaattcaaagggggctaataattctgacttcaactgtacatcctgTACCGCTCACGCCAAAAGCGAAAGTACTACTTGTTTAAACTTAAATCAAATTTGGTCAAATATTGAGCTGCacagagaaagaaaaatgttttaatttgtcgATATAACTTAGCAAATGGCCATGGGATAAGGAACTTATTAACTGTTGATTTAAATCTTGATTCTTGCAGTGTAGTAGCAAAATACTTTTCTTTGTGGTGATCTGTCATACTTTTCCTCCTCCGCACTCTGCATTCCAGGACTTTGACCTTTAACAACTGCTTACCAGTTCCGCATTTCACTGGATTTTACTGTTGTTTTCTTTGGACAGGCACCATGGATCCAAAGCAAATGTTCAATTACGTGAAATCTCCTCCAATAACTAATATAGCATGTCTCGGTACGAGAATTTTACACACTAAACAATCATAATCTTTGTACTAAATGAATGGCATGTACGAACTGAAGTAACTTTTTGACTGGTTTGTATTTCAGTGATCACAAAACTCCTATTCTTGGCTCTTCCCATTGCCCAGATTGCCATAGGTGTGTTGCAGTGAACGTAAGTACTGTGGTTGTTCCTCCTTTATTATCATCCATTTAAGTTGCCGTTATGTTATTTATCATCACAGGTGCAGTGTATCTCCAAGACTGTCCCCAGCAGAGTTATATCCCAGTGTATGTGCTGGTCACtggagtgttcagtgtgtttctGGCCTTGTTGACATGTCTGCCCTGTTCCAAAGAGCCAGAGGAGGGAGGCAACAGAGCTTTCGGCATGGCCTGCAGCGTGTGGAATGCTCTGGTTTCTACCTTCCTGTTCTGCTGGGTGATCACTGGTAAGAATCACTGGTGGGAGGAATAGGTCATTTAATGTGTTCATAGGTCTACGTCAGCTTCTGTGCATTGTCTGGTTAATCCACTACAAAGTTGCTCACCAAACAAACAGCAGATGTTCTGTTTGGAATTTTGTTTAATTGAATGGAAGAGAAACAGCATTCTTCTGTGTGTGGGCTGCCTGAATTTTGGGTGTGAATATGAACTATTGTTCAGTATGTAACTTGAcaatagcctctttcacacatacaggctttttaaaaaaaaaatcaccggTAAATTGTTGTAAAGAGATCAGGCACGAACAGACCCTTTTCAAAGACTATAGATACACAAAGGCAGTTCACTCGCACAGCAAAGGATGTCCTGCATTTAGGTTGAAATCATCAATCTTTATATAGTCATGTTGGTCTGTGAGATCTGTATATATTCGCTTGTTCATTATGACCAGCCATCAATTGGAGGATACTGTGTGTGTACATTGATTTTGAACTGGCATTGCATATTGTGTCTTTTGTGTCTTCCTTTTCGCTAtgggttctgtctctgtttttCCAGTTTATAACCACATCCTCTAGTTACAATTGAAAAGCCTTAGAGGAAATTGATGTTAAGCCAATCTTTGTGCAGGTGCAGTAACTGGAGAAAGCTGgaaataacatgttttaaatgtgtaattaagGTTTAGGCAACAACAACAACGGAACGGGTCACTTCAGATTTTGTTGCTGATATGgaatatgtaatttaattgtaTGTTCAGCAAGCAATTTTCATGATTTCAGGATTCCCCCATTCATTTAGATAGGACTTTGATCTTCGATGAACTGCCTGACTTTGCATATACAGTATGGCTGGGTGTTGAACAGATTTTCCTTGCAAAAGGAAACTTTggcctttttttaaatacaggGAAATTTGTTTCATCAGTTTTCCAAAATGTGAATTTGTATTAGGATTAAAATGCTGGAATTGTGCTGTCCGTGAATGCAGAAGTAAACTTGTCAGAACAAGcatgtacatgtacatgtacatttttaatgattataagacATTTCCTCTAGGCCAATCAGAACCTTCTGATGCCAATGATAGATTCACTCTGAGCTGTTCACGGAAATAAAAGCATTTGAATCCTTTCTCCAGACACAtttataccaataataataacaattaattttatttataaatagtgcctttaaacaaaccaacaaaccaaaatcccaaaaacaattaataaaacattaccaAACATAATTTCAAATATGTGAAAAGAGTTGCAAATACAAACacatcttaaatataaaataacatgatttttttttataatagtcaAAAGAAAGCTAGATTTAGTTGTGCTTCCTAATCAGACAACACTTTCTAGTCAGACTAATCAACTAATCAGACAACACTTTCTTACTgacaactgtggaaaaaatgatcactgaaatgcttatgataaacctcTGTGAGTTTAACTGTAAACTCAgtgagggccctatcatacacctggcgcaataaggcgcaaggtgCTTTGATCACGCACGATTTGTTGCTGTTGTCAGACCAACGCAAattggaaattaaatatgtagactaatggatgtcttcagtggagtgcagtacaacatcgtttccttatccacgaaactaaaggagtaaagtaaatataaaagtaaagtaaagagaaagtaaagaggctgaatggaggaggctcattctttgaGAGGGTCTCACAAGCTGTAACTTCTCAAATTCTAAAAAAAGCCCCTGTTAACAAATGATCTCTTTATGGCAATTTATCATAGACTTTATATGTGAAAGGACCAGTGTCTAATTGTTTAATGTGGAACTAAAATGAATTTATTGTGAATACTGTACATTTGAATTGTGTCTTGTGTTTCAAATGTTGAAATGCAAtatgttaaaatgcattttaatcctTTTGTCGTGTGTTGTTATAATGTCAATCAGCagattttaaatggatagttcaacaaaaaaatttaattcattcgCCACttattctaaacctgtttgagtttcttctgttgaacaagaataaatatttgaagaatgctgaaaaccacaTGTCCGTCACATGTACTGAAACTTTCATGGTATGTGTTTTTCCTACAAGGGTTGTCAATGACTATCAATGGacgatttccagcattcttcaaaatatattttgtgttcaaaagaataagtaaataaacataaaggtttggaaccacttgagggtgtgcAAAGGattaaaaaagtataatttgTTTGGGTGATCAATCCCTTTAAGAATTAATATTCAAAGAAAACTAATCAGGTGTATCAAATCAAAAATTGAGTAACTAtgacaaacaaagaaaaaatggcagaaaaagtaaaaatcaaaGTAGAAATCAATGAAGAAAAAGTAGAAATCATGACAACAGGAAACTAACACAGGAAGCTATAAGGGACAAGCTACAGTATAAGCTAAACTTGACAAATGGAGGATGAAACCcgcaaaaataacaaataaatacataaataaacacgcaaatatataaataaatgagtaaataaatccatatattcctgcataaataaaacaaataagtaaataaatatgcagataaataaataaatgtatataaaaatccacTAATgcgcataaataaatacataaataattaatagtgcagacgggtaaattattaaataaattacacaaatgttgggggaataagaaaatgctaaaacTGAAAGTTTATCCTCCCCCtttcaaatgtttattcattattgaacgtatttatttatgcaagatttttatttacatttatttatttatctgcatatttatttacttatttgttttatttatgcaggaatttattaatttatttactcatttatttataaatttgcgtatttatttatttatttatttatttatttatttatttatttattgtttttgtagaTTTCGTCCCCCATAGACACATCCTAATAAttcaatttgaataaatgtttttaaagttattataaaaagaaatattgataatatttaaATCAAGTGTTCAATAAATGATCAACTCATCATAATAAGTTTAActgaagaatttatttatttattttattttattttttaacaggcAGTGTGTGGATTTACTCTATTTACCCTCCTAATTACAACCAAACTGTGCCTGGAGTTCCCTACTGCGACAAGACCCTCTACTTGTTTGCATTCTGGACCACCACCCTGGGCTACATTCTGTTAGGTTTAGCACTGTTGTTGGGCTGCTGCTTTTGTGTCTGCACTTGCATTTGTGGCTTGGCAAAAGGTTAATTAAATGTGTGGGCCATTGTAATGGATATTGACTGCAGAGCTCGTGTTGGTTGGTAAACTAAACTGAATGTGAATAtgtttacaataattatttaactgttaaaagtCATTTGGAAGTACTTGGTATCATTTTGATGATTGAAATGTAAGACAACTGATGttattatagtatttgtttacaatgaatgtcaattttattttacagattacatttaagattattgaAAGATTAATggaaactgaataaatgaaattttcTTGACTCgccaattttaaaacaaattaatttgaaacTGAACATTCTTCAAGCtgttgataataattattatcacaGTACTGATCATAATTATAttcttacaatttaaaataaataacagatgAGTGGCTAAGAAAACATCCATTAATGAAAATGAACTGGTTTGCCTTGTAGTTAAACCACAGTATAGCTACAAATAACTACTGTTTTCTTACACTAACTTAACCATTTATTTGTAATCAAACTGTGGTTATAAAAAAATACTCAGAACAACCAAATGCAAGCATCTGTGTAttgcactttcactttcacataaactaatttcgagaggaacaTGTGATgtgattgatcatggctggtctctcatctgctATCACAAATAAACCATTCAGATTAATCCAAGCCCACAATAAATAGCCTATTCAACTTACttcccttatcttcatttttgaaaaatccccctttccacctcttttcctcctttaccagggggatcTTTCGAggcctacctgatctcggatgcCCCTTTCATGCTAAATGACCAGGCAGGAGcactgggctcaattatctccaagctcagggttctctccaagacagcatgccaaatctgcaattagtatcaagcaatatctaaatgtgaactcttgaacatatttttaaataagtagacaTTAACAAATCAAAAACACTCTTTACTGAAATAAATGGTGGGACAAAACTGCATTAAAAGCCTCCAAAACTTATCCTATAGTTTTTAAAGAATCCATTATGGAATGAATATGTAAAGGGAATGCCATGACGACTTGACCTCTGCTGTTCAGAC harbors:
- the LOC130231791 gene encoding transmembrane protein 272-like; translation: MKNHYRLFLITECVQQRLSKTTITGTMDPKQMFNYVKSPPITNIACLVITKLLFLALPIAQIAIGAVYLQDCPQQSYIPVYVLVTGVFSVFLALLTCLPCSKEPEEGGNRAFGMACSVWNALVSTFLFCWVITGSVWIYSIYPPNYNQTVPGVPYCDKTLYLFAFWTTTLGYILLGLALLLGCCFCVCTCICGLAKG